A region of Beijerinckia sp. 28-YEA-48 DNA encodes the following proteins:
- a CDS encoding LLM class flavin-dependent oxidoreductase, with amino-acid sequence MKFGVFDHVDCSDVDLATHLENRLRLTEVYDRCGMYGYHVAEHHGTPLGYAPSPSVLLSAVAQRTSRLRIGPLVYLLPLYHPLRLIEEVAMLDHMSHGRLMLGVGRGASSIEMGFYEVPAEEQQGRYEETLEILLQGFQSDTLTYKGKYHSFANVPMTMKPYQKPYPELWYGGRSLESAAWAARRGINIVTLALDAEVRAMTDLYRREWAAAGGKPEDVPLMGVSRHIVVAPTDEEAKAIARPAYEHWRASFIKLWIDNGWKTPMLNLYPETWDELEAVKNGCAGSPETVRRFAHEEAEQGGFNYLISWFAFGSMGLAQATRSVELFSQHVMPSFDGR; translated from the coding sequence ATGAAATTCGGAGTCTTCGACCACGTCGATTGCAGCGATGTCGATCTGGCGACCCATCTGGAAAATCGCCTGCGGCTGACTGAGGTCTACGACCGCTGCGGCATGTATGGCTATCATGTCGCCGAACATCACGGCACGCCGCTCGGCTATGCGCCGTCACCCTCCGTGCTGCTCTCCGCCGTGGCGCAGCGCACCAGCCGCCTGCGCATCGGGCCGCTGGTCTATCTGCTGCCGCTCTATCATCCGCTGCGTTTGATCGAAGAAGTCGCCATGCTCGATCATATGTCGCATGGACGCTTGATGCTCGGCGTCGGGCGTGGCGCCTCGTCGATCGAGATGGGGTTTTACGAAGTGCCGGCCGAGGAACAGCAGGGCCGCTATGAGGAAACGCTGGAGATCTTGCTCCAGGGCTTTCAATCCGACACGCTGACCTACAAGGGCAAGTACCATTCCTTCGCCAACGTGCCGATGACCATGAAGCCGTATCAAAAACCCTATCCGGAGCTTTGGTATGGCGGCCGCAGCCTGGAGAGCGCCGCTTGGGCGGCGCGACGGGGGATAAACATCGTGACGCTGGCGCTCGACGCGGAGGTGCGCGCCATGACGGACCTGTATCGCCGCGAATGGGCTGCCGCTGGCGGCAAGCCGGAAGATGTGCCGCTGATGGGCGTCAGCCGGCACATCGTCGTCGCCCCGACGGATGAGGAGGCCAAGGCCATCGCGCGTCCGGCTTACGAGCATTGGCGGGCCAGCTTCATCAAGCTGTGGATCGATAATGGCTGGAAGACGCCGATGCTGAATCTCTATCCCGAGACCTGGGACGAGCTGGAAGCGGTGAAGAATGGCTGCGCCGGTTCGCCGGAAACCGTGCGCCGCTTTGCCCATGAGGAAGCCGAGCAGGGCGGCTTCAACTATCTGATCTCCTGGTTCGCCTTCGGCAGCATGGGCCTGGCGCAGGCGACCCGGTCAGTGGAACTGTTCAGCCAGCATGTCATGCCGAGCTTTGATGGCCGGTGA